From the Leptotrichia sp. oral taxon 223 genome, the window TCCAGCAAGGCAAGTAGGCCCTCCCAATCTATAAGTATATTTCTTCTCATTTGGCATTCCTGAGCCGAAAATAAATGGACGGTATGGCATTTCGATTACATCAGGCATATGACACGAAGCTGAAGTATCCATTAACAAAATATCCATCTCATTTTTTGTAATATCTAAAACTTCTGAAACTAAAAATCCTGTATTCAAGGCAACTGCTTCTCCTGGCTCCAAATACACTTCCACATCATATTTTTCTTTTATGTAATTTATGCATTTTACAAGTTTTTCAATATCATAATCTTCTCTTGTAATGTGATGTCCCCCGCCAAAATTAAGCCATTTCATATTATGCAAATATTTTCCAAATTTTTCTTCAAAAATTTTTAATACATTTTCAAGGGCATCTGAATTTTGCTCACAAAGTGCGTGAAAATGAAATCCATCCAAACCTTCAAGTTCATCTTCCTTAAAATTTTCAAGTGTTACTCCAAATCTCGAAAATCTTCCCGCTGGATTATAAATCTCTGTTTCAACTTCTGAAAATTCTGGATTTAATCTAAGTCCACAGCTAATTTTCTTATCATTTTTTTCTTCAAATTCTTTTACTTTACTTTTAAATTTTTTCCATTGATTGAAAGAATTAAAAACAATATGATTTGTTATTTCCATTATTTCATCAAACTCATCTTCCCTATAAGATGGATTAAAAATATGAGTTTCCAATTTTTTGTTGGGATTTTTCAATTCCATTTCCTCATACCCCAGTCTTGCTTCAAATAGCGAGCTTGCAGTCGTTCCATTTAAGTATTCACTAATTAACGGATAAAAATAAAACATCGAAAATCCCTTTTGTGCAAGTAATATTTTACATCCTGTTCTATCAATTACACTTTTTAATATTTCAAGATTTCTTTTTAGCAGCCTTTCATCAACTATAAAAGCTGGTGTTGGCAAGTTTGTTATATCCATATCAAGATATTTGTTTTTTGACACTTTTTATCATCTCCTTTTATACTCTACATTTCTTATCAATATCATAATTCAAATATATTTAAAATTTATTCTTTATTATAACATATTTTTTTCAAAATCTATAAAAAAAGATTATCCTAAATTTAATTTTTTAAGATAATCAATTTTTATTTTTATTTAAACATAATTCTAATCTGTTCTCAGTGCTTCCATTGGCTCCAATGCTGCAGCTTTCTTCGCTGGATAAACTCCAAAAACTAATCCTATCATTGTAGAAACAAATATACACACAAACACTATAACTGGACTTAATATTGGTGATGTCTGTATAAACATACCAACCAGAAGTGCTAATGAATATCCAATTACAACTCCAATTATACCTCCAAAAAATGTTAAAATAACTGCTTCTATAAGGAACTGGATAAGAATATGCCCTGTTTTTGCTCCAATGGCCTTTCTAAGTCCAACCTCTCTTATTCTCTCAGTAACACTTACAAGCATTATATTCATAACTCCTATTCCACCTACAAATAGTGAAATAGCAGCAACTCCACTTATGAAAAGTGAAAGCATATTAAGAATGTTATTAAATTGATCCAGCCCTTGACTTGTTGAATATACATTGTAAATATTAGGTTCACTTCCTCTTGTTTTCAATAAATTTTTTACCACTTCCATTACTCTGTTCATTTCATTTGCATCTCTTGCCTTTGCTTGTAATGCCATAAACTTATCCTGTTCGTTTCCTTCCAGATAATTCAAGTAATTATTAGGAAAAAGTGCTAAAGCAGACATTCCATCTCCACCGCCTAAACTGGCATACGGATTTTTAAATACTCCAACAATTGTTACAGTTTGACTATTTTTTTTAAAGTTTAAAATCATTTTTTTCCCTATAGGATTTTGTCCAGGATATAATTGATCCACCGTTGTGCTGTCAATCATTATATATTTTCCATCTTTTCTGTATTCACTTGGCAAAAATTTTCTTCCCTTTATTACTGTATAGTTTGACATTTTAAAATAATCTTCTGTCACTCCTGTTCCTGAAAGCATCATGTCCGAGCCATTGCTCATTGATATTCTGGCAAATGAGCTTGTAGTTGGAGTAACTGCTTCAATACCATCTATATTTTTTATTCTTTCAATATCCTTTTTTGTCAATAAATCATATGATTTATAAGTCTGTCCTGGAGAAGTGTCAATTGATATTTGAAAATTTGATACTCCCAGTTTGTTCAAATCTCCAGTGATGTTCTCCTTAACTCCTGCTCCCAGTGAAGACATCATTATAACTGAGGATATTCCGATTATTATTCCAAGCATTGTCAAAAAGGAACGTACCTTATAGCTAAATAAATTTGATACTGACAATTTTAGTAATTCCATAAAATCCATTTACACTACACTCCTCTCCGATGCTGAACAATTTCATCCTTTTCTATTACACCGTCTTTTAATCTGATAATTCTTTTACAATGCTCTGCCACATCTTCCTCATGCGTAACCATTACTATCGTTGTCCCGTTATCGTTCAGTTTTTTAAAAATTTCTAAAACCTCTTCTCCAGATTTTGAATCTAGATTTCCTGTTGGCTCATCTGCAAGAAGTATTTTAGGATTGTTTATTATCGCTCTTGCTATTGCCACTCTCTGTCTTTGTCCCCCTGACATCTCATTCGGCTTATGATGAATTCTTTCACCAAGTCCCACACTTTCCAATGCTTCAGTTGCCCTTTTTAGCCTTTCAGCTTTCTTTACTCCTGCATACAAAGCTGGAAGAGCCACATTTTCAACTGCCGTCATCTTTGGAAGTAAGTTAAACGTTTGGAATACAAACCCTATTTTTTTGTTTCTTACTTCAGCAAGTGCATCTCCTTTTATAGTTGAAACATCTTGATTATCCAAAATGTAAGTTCCAGAAGTAAGACTGTCAAGACAGCCTAAAATATTCATAAGAGTTGATTTCCCACTTCCTGAAGGTCCCATAAAAGCCACATATTCTCCTTCACTCACAGAAAGATTAAGCCCTTTCAAAACCTTTAATTCCATACTTCCATTTTTATATATTTTTACTATATCGCTCACTTTTATCATAAAAATTTACCTCTAAAGTTTATTTTTCTATCTTGGTGGTGGCCCATCAGGTCCCCCAGCATTTCCTGCTGGTTTTTCTTCCTTAAATATTACACCATTAGGAACCGCTTTCTGTTTTGAAGGATCTGCAATTTTTATTTTTTGTCCATCCTTTAGTCTCTCATCCACAGTAGTAATTACTCTTTCTCCTACTGACACTCCCGACTCTACAGCATAAAAAGAATCATCATTTATTCCAACTTTAATTTCCCTTTTTGAAACTTTGTTATCTTTTCCTACAACAAAGGCATAATATTTACCATTTTCATTAATAACTGAACTATACGGCAGCTTTGTCACATTTTTACTTTCCTTGTAAAAAATTGTCGCTGTTATCGTAGCGCCAGGCTTTAATCCCTTAGTTTCATTTATTTGAATTTTTACAGTAGTGTTACTTTCGTCAAGAGATGAGCTTTTTTCAGCCACTCCAGAAATTTGTGAAACAGTACCTTCAATTTTTTCTCCATCTGGCAATGAATCCGAAGTAATTTCAACTCTTTGCCCAACTTGAATATTTTTTACCTCATTGTCTGAAAGACTTACCTCTACCCTCATGTTTGTTGAATCTGATACTTTAAACAAAGTCGTTTCAGTATTTACACGGTAATTTTCATCTGCAGTCATTTCTGTAATAACACCATCAACTGGACTCGTTATTTCATCTTTTATAAGTGACAGATCTTCCTGCAATGTCGCCAATTCTAATTTTGCAGTTTTTAATGCTGTTCTCGAATCTGCTATGCTGGCCTTCTGCTCACTGTCAACTGTATCCAAATCCAGCCTTGAATTTCTTAGAGCCTTTCTTGCATCGTCTACATTAACCCTTGTTTCTCCACCAACTTTATACAATTCTTCCGCATTATACAAATCTCTTGATTTTTGCTGAATTTCCAAACTTTTAGACTCTTTTTTTCTTCTAAGCGAACCTTGAGCATCAGCCAAATTTCTCTCATATTTTTGAATTTCCAAAGTTTTCATTTGTATTTTTCTCAAAGTCTCATTTTTATCAGCTGGATAAAATGTCAAGACTACATCGCCTTTTTTCACATTATCCCCTTTTTTAAAGAACACTTTGTTTACTCTTTGGCTTGAAGTCGTAAATACTGAAACCGCATTATCTGATACAACTTGTCCATTCTTTGAAACTGATAGCGAAATATCCCCCCTATCAACAGTTGTCACTTCATATTCAGGCTCAGTTTCTTTTTTTCCACATGAAACTGCAGCAAACAATATTACAGCAAATATTGTCATAAATTTATAAAAATAATTTTTATTTTTTGACTCTTTCCTCTTTGATTCAATAGTTTTAGATATTTCAGAAAATTCTGTATTTATTTCCACAAAATCACCGCTTTCTTAATTTTCGTTTTTATTTTTCATATTAATAATCTCTATTTATAATATTTTATTTTTTTAGTAAATGCTGCAAGTTCATTTTTGGCTGTTTCGTAATCTATTACAGCTTTCTTATAGTTATTCCGTTTTTCCACATAGTTGGAATACGTGTCAACTCCCAGCTCATACTTCTTAGCATAAATTTCATATTCTTTTTTCTTAATATTCATTGTATTTTCTGCTGTTAATTCATTTGTCTGATAGGTTGTGTAAGTTATCATCTGCTGTCCAGCATTTGACACTAGCTCATTTTTTTTCTGTTCATACTGCAGTTTTAATTTATCTGCTTCATTCTTCAAATCTTCAATAGTGTCATTGTATCTTTTGAAAGTTTTTGATACAGATAAGCCAACAACAACAGAATGGTCTTTCAATGAATATCCGACATCTCCTGATAATTTAGGATACTTGTAATCAATATTTTCCTTTCTTAGCTGTTCACTGTTAAGCTGCGAATTTAATTCTATTGTTTCAGCTTCCGATAGTCTAAGGGCATAAAAATCATCCTTTTTCAGCTCAACTTTTTTCAAGTCATCAAGCTTCTCTTTTTCAGGTAAAGTTACATTGTAAACTGTAAATCGTTCCCCTAAAATTTGCAGCTCCCGCCCAAGATTTTCATATTTTAGCTGAGAATTTTCATATTCTGTTTTTGCTAGTTCATAATCATACTGTGATGCCGTCCCCAGCTCATATTTTTTAGCCTGAATAGCATAATCTTTTTTAGTATCTTCTAAGGTAAGTGCTTCCTGCTCAATCTCCTTCTGCTTATTCTTATAACTTTTATACAAATCAATCAAATCACGTATTTCTGAATTTTTCGCAGTTTCATTACTGATTTTCTGTATATTTCGTGAAATTTGATTAGTTTTTTTATTATAATTAACATCACTATAACCAAAATAATCATTTAAAGTCTTGGAAATACCAATTTTGTTTTCTGTAAGTTCCCTGCTTCTAAAATTATATCCATTTCTATAATAGAAAATCCCATATTTTACGTTATTTTCCATAGTCAGCCCATTTGACTGTCCATGCAACGTATAATTCTCGTTAGAAGTTACATTAACCTCATTCCACTCCCCATTTTTTAAAGCCTTATCCTTTATATCAAATTTTTTCATATTTTTTTCATTAATTTTCGTTGTATACGAATTTTTTTCATACTGAGAAATCAAGTCATCCACATTAGCTGCAAATCCTGCTAAACTAAACGTAAATAATACTGATAAAACCTGTATTTTCCTATTTTTAAAATTCAAAAATATCCTAACCATGTAATCTCCTTCCATCCAGAATAAACAACTTATTTTTTAACCAAGGTTCATTATAACATCTATTTCATAGAATATCATTTTTTTTTGACAAAATTATGTCATTTTTTTAAAATTTTTTATTTAATTTAACTTTAACATGAGTTGATTAATTTTTTTGTATTTTTATTTATTAAATTTGCCTAACAATATAATTTATCAAATTCTATAATCTTTAAGTATTTAAATTAGTAATTTTGAAATAAAATTATTGAACAAACTTAATTTTAAAAATATTGAAATAAAATAAATAAAATGCTATACTTTTATAAGATAAAGAAAATTTTTGATAATATTTATAATATTTTTTCAATAATTTATTTTATGATAATTAAATATATTTTAGGAGGAACTCAAATGAATAAGATACTTGTAATCGGAACTACTTCTTGGGATACAATAATTAATGTTAATGAATTTCCTTCAAAACCAACAACAATATTCGCAAGTGATTATAAGCAAGTATTGGGAGGAACTGCTGCAGGAAAAGCTATAAACCTTAGTAAATTAGGGTTTGATGTTACATTGGCAACAAAATTTGGAAATGATGAGGCTGGAAAAAATATAAAAAATGTTTTAAATTCAGAAAAAATCAAATTTTTTTATATTGAAGATAAAGAAAGCACTGAGATGCATACTAATTTAATGGATTCACATGGGAAACGGATAAGTATCTACACTCATGTTGGAATGGTTAATCAAGATATTGACTTAAAACCGTTTAAAAAGGCTATTGACGATGCTGATATAATATTACTTGATATTTGTGAGTTTGTTAAACATCTCTTTCCTTTGTTAAAAGATTATAAAAATAAGATTTGGCTAGATATTCATGATTATGATGGTAAAAACCCTTGGCATAAAGAATTTATCCCCTATGCTGATGCAATATTTATGAGTTCCGATTCTATCCATTCTAAGACAGAATTGAAATCTTTAACGAAAGAACTTATTAAAGATAAAAAATTTGTTGTCTGCACACACGGAAAATTAGGTTCAGAAATATTGATGAATACTGGTGAAATCTACTCTGAAGGCATTTTAAGGCAATACAGACTTGTAGATTCCAATGGAGCCGGTGATTCTTTTGTAAGCGGTTTTTTATATGGTTTTTCAAAACAAAAACCAATTACTGACTGTTTAAAATATGCAACATTAGTTTCAAGCCTAACAATTACATCACCATATCTTTATTCTTCTAAACTTAACTCCGACTGGCTGGAACAAGAATTTGAAAATAACTTTAATATCTGAGTAAAACATATTTGCTTAAACTGTTTAATTTTATAAAAAATGAATATATATTTAGAATTCTTTAAAAACAAATTTGTAAAATAAAAAATAATATAAATTGGAGGGTAATTTAATGGAAAAATCGGCATTTTATCATAGGACTGAATCAGAATATGCCTATCTTTATACAAAAGACGAAATTCACATTAGATTAAGGACAAAAAAGAACGATGTCGCTCAAGTGATACTGCATTATGGCGATACAGCCCTGTTTGACTTTACGCAGGACTATCAGTACCATATTCCAATGTCAATAATTACAAGTGATCTTTGTCATGACTACTGGCAAGCCAGTGTAAAAGTTGATTATCATCGAATTTCATATTTATTTGAAATAACAGGGACAGATGGAGAAAACGTATTTTTTGGCGATATGGGAATTGCTGAAAATCAGCCGCATCAGTACAAAGATGCTTCAAACAGCTTTAGAATTCCCTATTTACATGACTCTGACAGGGTAAAAGTACCTGAATGGGTGCGAGATACCGTTTGGTATCAAATATTTCCAGAGCGTTTTGCCAATGGAAAGCCTGAAATTTCTCCAATAAACAGTTTGGTCTGGGATACGGATATTTCGCCTAAACATGATGATTTTTTTGGTGGTGATTTGTATGGGATACTCCAAAAGCTTGACTATTTAAAAGATTTAGGTATTACAGGACTTTATTTTTGCCCTGTATTTGAGGCTCCGAGCAATCATAAATACGACACAATCAATTATTTTGAAATTGATAAGCATTTTGGAGATAAAAAAACTTTTAGAAAATTAGTTGAAGAAGCTCATAAACGAAAAATGAAAATTATGTTGGACGCTGTTTTTAACCATATTGGCAACAATTCAAGTCAATGGCAGGATATAATAAAAAATGGGAAAAATTCCATTTACTGTGACTGGTTTCATATTCATAACTTTCCAGTCTATGCAAAAACAGAAAAATTCCCAAATATTCATCATTATTTAAACTACGACACGTTTAAATTCAGTCCTAAACTACCCAAGCTCAACACGTCCAATCCCGAAGTTCAACAATATCTACTTGATATTGCAACTTACTGGATAAGGGAATTTGATATTGATGCTTGGAGGTTAGACGTGGCAAATGAAATCGATCATCAGTTCTGGAAAAAATTTCATAAAGCTGTAACGGCTATCAATCCAGACATTTATATATTAGGCGAAGTTTGGCATAATGCACATCCTTGGCTAAATGGTGATGAATTTCACGCTGTAACAAACTATCCGCTTGCAGCCAGTATTAAAAGCTATTTTTTAACAAAAACAATTTCAACAGAAGATTTTAAAAACCAGATTAACAGCCAACTTATGTACTATCGTCAGCAAACTAATGAAGTTATGCTTAATATGCTTGATTCCCACGACACCGAGCGTATCCTTACCACAGCTAGAAATAATCAAAATGCTGTAAAATCCGCACTAACATTTATGTACTTTCATTTAGGAACACCTTGTATCTATTACGGAACAGAAGTCGGCATGAAAGGTGGATCAGATCCTGATTGCCGCCGAGTTATGCCTTGGGATGAAAATAAACAGGATTTAGAAATGAAAGATTTTATAAAAAAACTGATTGCTTTGAGAAAAAAATACATAGACTGGATTATTTACGGAAAACAAAGTATTCAAATTCTTGAAAATAATATTTTACAAGTTACGATTTGTTACAATAATTCTAAAATTATTATAAATTACAACAATACAGAAAATATAATTGAATTGCCAAAAACAGGAAAAATTCTTTTGACTAATGCTAAACAATTTTTAGATGACAATACTGTTTTTCTTGAACCTGATACATTCATAGTAACATTACTTTAAACCAAACTTAAAAGTTATGATTATGATTATTTAAATTCTAAATTTATCTCTGTCAGCTCAATATCAAAGAAATCCAAATATATACTTTAAATTTCAAAAATTTCCTCTTAGACTAGAGGATTTTTTTATTTACAAAAATTCAAATACAAAAAAATAAAGACAGAATAAAAAAACTGTTCTACTCCATCTTTATTATTATAATTTGTTTAATTTAGTTAATTAAAATATATGCTCAAGCTCATAAACCAGATTTAAATAAAATTGTTAAAACTTATGAGCTTAATTTAAATTGTACTTACTAAAACACTCGTCAATCCAGAAATTTTTATGTTTTTTCCATCTACATTTACATTTTTTTCTGTATTGGATAAATTATGTAAAACAATTACCGATTTATTTTTATAAGTCCGTTTATATGCTAATATTTGGCTATCATTAACATTTACTATTTGTAAATCACCGTATTTCAAAGCTTCATTTCCATTTCTTAGAGCTATCCATTTTTTGTAATAATTATATAGTGAATCAGGATTTTTCTTTTGAACTTCCAAAGTAGGGGTATCTATATTGTTTTTTATTTCCTCCCATTTTGTCTGTCCATTTTCATTTCCCCACAAATAAGGTTCCCTTATCTCTTCATCAGGCTTGCTTCCCTTCATTCCCAATTCTTCTCCATAATATATAAATGGATTTCCAGATAATGTCAATAATATTGAAGCCGCTAATTTTTGCTGCCTCAAATCAAGCAGGGTGTTAGCAATTCTATTTTGATCATGATTTGTTAAAAATGGTGCATCAATGTAATTGGAAGCAACTTTTCCATAAGTTTCATATATTTTTGTTAATTTGTCAGAAAAAGTTGTAGCATCTTGAGAAATTATCGCTTCGGATATACCATTTTCCGATATTTCAAAATCAAAATTTGAATCAAAGGCTGCGTAATAAGGAGCAATCTTATTTGTATCATTCCAAACTTCACCTACAATATAAATATTTGGATGCTCCTTTTCAAGACTGCTTCTAAATTCCTTCCACCAGTTTACGCTTTCCTTTTCCAAATCAACATTTTTAGGATATTCTCCATCACCATATATATGATACGCTCCATCAATTCTATAGCCATCTATGTTAGTCTCATTAACCCAATAGTTTGCAATCTTTTTCACTTCTTCCCTGACTTGTCTATTGCTGTAATTCAAATCAGGCATTCCTTCCCAGAATATAGCATAATACATTTCCTCATTATTTAACTTATTCCAAGTTTTGTGATTCATTGCATAAGAATTCAGGTTCAAAGACTGGTCATTGTTTTTTGTCACTCTGTAATATGACTTGTATTTGCTGTTTTTATTCTGGAGCACATCTTTAAACCATGGATGTTCCTTGCTTGTATGGTTTACAGGCAAATCTAAAATTACTTTTATTCCTTTGCTATGTGCCTTTGAAACCAGATTTTTCAAATCTTCCTTTGTTCCGTATTCTGAATCGACAGTATAGTAGTCAGTTACGTCATATTTATGATAACTAGGCGACTTAAAGATAGGAGTAAGCCATATTCCCTGTATTCCTAATTCCTTTAATTCATCCAGTTTATCAGTTATTCCGTTAATATCTCCTATTTTGTCATTATTGCTGTCTGCATAAGATCTTACAAATATTTCATAATAAACTCCTGATTTTTCAATTTTACTTTTTTCAGTATTATTAAAGTCTTTTATATTTTTATTTTGACACGAAAAAAGGCTTAAAAATAATGCTGTTATTAATAAAATCCATCCATTTACTTTTTTCATAGATTTAACTTCCTTTCATTCTGAAAGATCGAGATTATCCTTTTGAAGCTCCAGCTGACAGTCCTGCCACTATATTTTTCTGAAGCAGTACAAATAGCAAAGTTATTGGTATCGCAACCAATATTGCTCCTGCCGCAAACAACGTATAATTACTGTTATTCACTCCTGAAATCCACTCAAACAGTCCAACTGCCAATGTCTTCTTATGCGGACTTAAAAGTACCATTTTGGGAAATATAAAGTCAAACCAAGGTGCAGTAAAATTAATTAATGCAATAAAAACTAATATCGGTTTTGCTACTGGCATAATTATTTGGAAAAATGTTCTTAAAGGCCCTGCTCCATCGACTCTTGCCGCTTCATCCAGACTCGCAGGTATTCCATCAAAATATCCTTTTGCAAGCCAAGAATTATAAGGAATTTGCCCTGCTATGTATATCACAAGAAGTCCCAGATAAGTATCAACTAGATTAAGTCTTTTTAAGAACGCATATATTGCAGTCATTGCTAAAAATGATGGAAACATTTGCAATATAAGGACTGTTACCATTGTCTGCTTTTTCCCTTTAAATTTATATCTCGAAAAGATATAAGCCGTTAACGTTGTTATAAATAGTGAAATTACCATATTTACTACTGCTATGAAAAGCGTATTTAGATACCATCTTGGATAATCTGTCTTAAACAGCTCTGCATAATGAGCAAATGTTATCTGTTTTGGAAAAATATCAGTTCCAAATATTGAAGTACCAGGTCTTAGCGACGCTCCTACAATCCATATTACAGGAAATATTACAATAAGTGATATTATAACAAGCAATATATATATAAATACGGTCAGTATATCAAATTTTATTTTTTTTTCTTCTGCCATTTTACAACACCGCCTCCTGATTGAAAGTTTTAGATCTAGCCAATGTCAATAAAGATATACTTGCTACAAACAGGAATATGAATATAGTTACTGTTGCCGCTAAGCTGAACAAGTTATTATCCATTGTAAGTTTGTATATCCAAGACACCAATATATCAGTATGTCCTGCATATCTCAGGCTGGAATCTGCTGGAAGTCCATTTGTTAACAGATAAATCGCTCCAAAATTGTTAAAGTTAAATGCAAAAGTTAATATCATTGTAGAACCTAATTGAAGCCATAACATCGGAAATGTTATATTTTTAAATTTTTGCCATTCAGTAGCCCCGTCTATATCTGCCGCTTCATACAGTGAACT encodes:
- a CDS encoding ABC transporter permease, translating into MDFMELLKLSVSNLFSYKVRSFLTMLGIIIGISSVIMMSSLGAGVKENITGDLNKLGVSNFQISIDTSPGQTYKSYDLLTKKDIERIKNIDGIEAVTPTTSSFARISMSNGSDMMLSGTGVTEDYFKMSNYTVIKGRKFLPSEYRKDGKYIMIDSTTVDQLYPGQNPIGKKMILNFKKNSQTVTIVGVFKNPYASLGGGDGMSALALFPNNYLNYLEGNEQDKFMALQAKARDANEMNRVMEVVKNLLKTRGSEPNIYNVYSTSQGLDQFNNILNMLSLFISGVAAISLFVGGIGVMNIMLVSVTERIREVGLRKAIGAKTGHILIQFLIEAVILTFFGGIIGVVIGYSLALLVGMFIQTSPILSPVIVFVCIFVSTMIGLVFGVYPAKKAAALEPMEALRTD
- the nspC gene encoding carboxynorspermidine decarboxylase, which encodes MSKNKYLDMDITNLPTPAFIVDERLLKRNLEILKSVIDRTGCKILLAQKGFSMFYFYPLISEYLNGTTASSLFEARLGYEEMELKNPNKKLETHIFNPSYREDEFDEIMEITNHIVFNSFNQWKKFKSKVKEFEEKNDKKISCGLRLNPEFSEVETEIYNPAGRFSRFGVTLENFKEDELEGLDGFHFHALCEQNSDALENVLKIFEEKFGKYLHNMKWLNFGGGHHITREDYDIEKLVKCINYIKEKYDVEVYLEPGEAVALNTGFLVSEVLDITKNEMDILLMDTSASCHMPDVIEMPYRPFIFGSGMPNEKKYTYRLGGPTCLAGDVIGDYSFDEPVKVGDKLIFTDMAHYSMVKTNTFNGINLPVIAVYTEKGGVEVIRKFGYEDFRNRLS
- a CDS encoding TolC family protein, whose amino-acid sequence is MVRIFLNFKNRKIQVLSVLFTFSLAGFAANVDDLISQYEKNSYTTKINEKNMKKFDIKDKALKNGEWNEVNVTSNENYTLHGQSNGLTMENNVKYGIFYYRNGYNFRSRELTENKIGISKTLNDYFGYSDVNYNKKTNQISRNIQKISNETAKNSEIRDLIDLYKSYKNKQKEIEQEALTLEDTKKDYAIQAKKYELGTASQYDYELAKTEYENSQLKYENLGRELQILGERFTVYNVTLPEKEKLDDLKKVELKKDDFYALRLSEAETIELNSQLNSEQLRKENIDYKYPKLSGDVGYSLKDHSVVVGLSVSKTFKRYNDTIEDLKNEADKLKLQYEQKKNELVSNAGQQMITYTTYQTNELTAENTMNIKKKEYEIYAKKYELGVDTYSNYVEKRNNYKKAVIDYETAKNELAAFTKKIKYYK
- a CDS encoding ABC transporter ATP-binding protein; the protein is MIKVSDIVKIYKNGSMELKVLKGLNLSVSEGEYVAFMGPSGSGKSTLMNILGCLDSLTSGTYILDNQDVSTIKGDALAEVRNKKIGFVFQTFNLLPKMTAVENVALPALYAGVKKAERLKRATEALESVGLGERIHHKPNEMSGGQRQRVAIARAIINNPKILLADEPTGNLDSKSGEEVLEIFKKLNDNGTTIVMVTHEEDVAEHCKRIIRLKDGVIEKDEIVQHRRGV
- a CDS encoding efflux RND transporter periplasmic adaptor subunit; amino-acid sequence: MEINTEFSEISKTIESKRKESKNKNYFYKFMTIFAVILFAAVSCGKKETEPEYEVTTVDRGDISLSVSKNGQVVSDNAVSVFTTSSQRVNKVFFKKGDNVKKGDVVLTFYPADKNETLRKIQMKTLEIQKYERNLADAQGSLRRKKESKSLEIQQKSRDLYNAEELYKVGGETRVNVDDARKALRNSRLDLDTVDSEQKASIADSRTALKTAKLELATLQEDLSLIKDEITSPVDGVITEMTADENYRVNTETTLFKVSDSTNMRVEVSLSDNEVKNIQVGQRVEITSDSLPDGEKIEGTVSQISGVAEKSSSLDESNTTVKIQINETKGLKPGATITATIFYKESKNVTKLPYSSVINENGKYYAFVVGKDNKVSKREIKVGINDDSFYAVESGVSVGERVITTVDERLKDGQKIKIADPSKQKAVPNGVIFKEEKPAGNAGGPDGPPPR
- a CDS encoding alpha-amylase family glycosyl hydrolase; amino-acid sequence: MKKVNGWILLITALFLSLFSCQNKNIKDFNNTEKSKIEKSGVYYEIFVRSYADSNNDKIGDINGITDKLDELKELGIQGIWLTPIFKSPSYHKYDVTDYYTVDSEYGTKEDLKNLVSKAHSKGIKVILDLPVNHTSKEHPWFKDVLQNKNSKYKSYYRVTKNNDQSLNLNSYAMNHKTWNKLNNEEMYYAIFWEGMPDLNYSNRQVREEVKKIANYWVNETNIDGYRIDGAYHIYGDGEYPKNVDLEKESVNWWKEFRSSLEKEHPNIYIVGEVWNDTNKIAPYYAAFDSNFDFEISENGISEAIISQDATTFSDKLTKIYETYGKVASNYIDAPFLTNHDQNRIANTLLDLRQQKLAASILLTLSGNPFIYYGEELGMKGSKPDEEIREPYLWGNENGQTKWEEIKNNIDTPTLEVQKKNPDSLYNYYKKWIALRNGNEALKYGDLQIVNVNDSQILAYKRTYKNKSVIVLHNLSNTEKNVNVDGKNIKISGLTSVLVSTI
- a CDS encoding glycoside hydrolase family 13 protein; this translates as MEKSAFYHRTESEYAYLYTKDEIHIRLRTKKNDVAQVILHYGDTALFDFTQDYQYHIPMSIITSDLCHDYWQASVKVDYHRISYLFEITGTDGENVFFGDMGIAENQPHQYKDASNSFRIPYLHDSDRVKVPEWVRDTVWYQIFPERFANGKPEISPINSLVWDTDISPKHDDFFGGDLYGILQKLDYLKDLGITGLYFCPVFEAPSNHKYDTINYFEIDKHFGDKKTFRKLVEEAHKRKMKIMLDAVFNHIGNNSSQWQDIIKNGKNSIYCDWFHIHNFPVYAKTEKFPNIHHYLNYDTFKFSPKLPKLNTSNPEVQQYLLDIATYWIREFDIDAWRLDVANEIDHQFWKKFHKAVTAINPDIYILGEVWHNAHPWLNGDEFHAVTNYPLAASIKSYFLTKTISTEDFKNQINSQLMYYRQQTNEVMLNMLDSHDTERILTTARNNQNAVKSALTFMYFHLGTPCIYYGTEVGMKGGSDPDCRRVMPWDENKQDLEMKDFIKKLIALRKKYIDWIIYGKQSIQILENNILQVTICYNNSKIIINYNNTENIIELPKTGKILLTNAKQFLDDNTVFLEPDTFIVTLL
- a CDS encoding carbohydrate kinase family protein, which gives rise to MNKILVIGTTSWDTIINVNEFPSKPTTIFASDYKQVLGGTAAGKAINLSKLGFDVTLATKFGNDEAGKNIKNVLNSEKIKFFYIEDKESTEMHTNLMDSHGKRISIYTHVGMVNQDIDLKPFKKAIDDADIILLDICEFVKHLFPLLKDYKNKIWLDIHDYDGKNPWHKEFIPYADAIFMSSDSIHSKTELKSLTKELIKDKKFVVCTHGKLGSEILMNTGEIYSEGILRQYRLVDSNGAGDSFVSGFLYGFSKQKPITDCLKYATLVSSLTITSPYLYSSKLNSDWLEQEFENNFNI